The Lysobacter helvus nucleotide sequence GTAGTCGGCCTGGACGCCGACGTTGCGCGACAGCTCGGGTCCTTCGAAATCGTTGCCCGTCGCGCGCCCGAGGCCGCCCCACACGAAGACGTTGGCCTGCGCGTCCGGCAGGTTCCATCGCTTCGCGAGCAGGTTGGCGCGCAGGTAGCTGATGTTGCGTCGCTTCGCCCCGTCTTCGCTGTCGAGTTCCAGCCACCCGCCACCGACCGAATACCAGTAGCGCGGCGCGTAGAACATCTGCGCCTCATACATCGTGCCCGCGCCCCACTCCAGCATCAGCGTCTTGCCTTTCGCGAACGCGATCGGCTTCGCCGTCGCCGCCAGCGGCAACAGCCCGAGCAGCAAGCAAGCTGCCCAGCGTTCCAACAGGTTCATGCCATCGCTCCATGGAAGCCGCACGCGGCGGCGTCGGGCGCACGCAGCGCCCGCGGATCACTTCGGAGGGATCAGGCGATGGGCGGCCGGAGTGGCGTCTCGAGGACGCGCGAGGGCACGAACAGCACATCGATGGTGACGAAGCGATCCGGCACCGGAACGTGTGCGGAGACGCGCGCCATCGCCGGCAAGCACGCCGCGGCGCCCAGGCATGCCGCGAGGCTGCAATGCGCCTTCGCGCAAGGATCCGTGGCGGGCGCCTGCTGCATCGCGTCCATGTGGTCGCACGGCATGTCCATCGCCACCGCCGGCACGGCCGGCGCAGGGAGGCTGGCGATCGCCTCCTGCGCCGCGACCACGGGCGCCACGACCCCGGCCAGGCTCATCGAAGCGACGAGGACCAGGTGCAGCGCGAGGCGGGCGAGGTTGCGGAGCGGCATGGGCGGGATTCTACGCCCGCCAGCGAACCCGCAATGTGCGGCGGATCCAAAGCCTGCATCGGATGCTGCCTCACTGCTTCGGATTCAGACACGCCCCCAACAGCTCGAACTCCCCCACGACATGATCCACCAGGGCGCGAATGCGTGGGGTGTCGCGCATGTCGGAATGGAAGCCCACGCGCACCCATCGCACCGGCGCCGGATGTGGCAATGCCACGCGACGCAGCCGTGGCTCCCGGTCCGCAAGCAGGCAGGGCAACACCGCCATTGCCACGCCATCGCGCACGGCCGCCATGTGTGCGCGCAACCCATTCGAACGCAGCACGATGCGCGCGTGACGCGCCAGCGCCGGCAACCAGGCTTCGTGCGGCACTTCACCCGCGGCGCGATCGAGATAGACGAGGCGGTGACCTTCAAAGCCGTCGCCGACATCCGGCGTTCCATGCTGTTGCAGGTATTCCGTGGATGCGTAGAGCGCATAGGCGACTTCGCCCACGCGACGCTCGATGAGGTTTTCCTGTTCGAACGATCCGAAACGAAAGGCAAGATCCGCCTCGCCGCGGGCCAGGTTGAACACACGCGTCCCGTTGATCAACTCGATCTGCACGCCCGGATGTGCAGCGCCGAACCGCGCCAGCATCGGCGCGATTACGTCGTCCCCCAGCCAGTCGAGGCTGGTCACGAGGATCTCGCCGCTGAGCCCGGTGTCGCGCGCCGCCACCTGCCGCTGGATCGAAAACGCGCCCGCGTCCATCTGTTCCAGGCCGCCGACCAGTGCGAGCACCAGCGCCGTGGGCCGCAACCCGCCAGCCTCGCGATCGAACAGCTTCGCCTGCAGGCTGCGTTCCAGTGCGTCGAGCCGGCGACTCACCGTTGGCTGTGTCGTGCCCAATGCGCGCGCGGCGGCGCTCAGCGTTCCGTGGCGGACGATGGCAAGCGCGACTTTCAGGTCATCCCAATTGATCGACATCGCATCTGTCCATACGGTTTTGAATGACGGGCATACCGCATCGTTGACTGCGTTCGCGATGGGCGCTGCCTAGACTATCCAGCATTCCCTGGCGATCCCACCTGCCGTTGCGCACCTTGACGAGAAGCCCATGCTGCAGATGGACCATCTGATCCTGCGCGTCGCCGATCCTGCAGCCTCCGTGCGCTTCTATCGGCAAATCCTGGCCCTGGAACACGAGCGCGCACCACCCTTCGAGGTGCTGCGCATCAACGACGATTGCGTGATCGATCTGCTGGCCGAAGCGCCGAAGGACACGATGCACCTCGCCTTCAGCCTCGGCCGGCAGGCGTTCGACACCGTGCGCGAACGGCTGCAGGCGTCCGGCGTTGCCTTTGGCAGTTCCGCCTTCGTCCGCGACGGTCGCGTGGCACGCCAATACGGCGCACGCGGCTGGGGAGACGCGTTGTACTTCCACGACCTGGACCACCACAACATTGAAGCAAGGACCTATGACAAATCCTGACGCTGTTGCCGGGCCCGAGAGCGTGGCCCCTGTTTTCCCCGATTTGCGGGGCAAGGTGGCGGTCGTGACCGGTGGCTCCCGCGGG carries:
- a CDS encoding LysR family transcriptional regulator, whose translation is MSINWDDLKVALAIVRHGTLSAAARALGTTQPTVSRRLDALERSLQAKLFDREAGGLRPTALVLALVGGLEQMDAGAFSIQRQVAARDTGLSGEILVTSLDWLGDDVIAPMLARFGAAHPGVQIELINGTRVFNLARGEADLAFRFGSFEQENLIERRVGEVAYALYASTEYLQQHGTPDVGDGFEGHRLVYLDRAAGEVPHEAWLPALARHARIVLRSNGLRAHMAAVRDGVAMAVLPCLLADREPRLRRVALPHPAPVRWVRVGFHSDMRDTPRIRALVDHVVGEFELLGACLNPKQ
- a CDS encoding VOC family protein, with translation MLQMDHLILRVADPAASVRFYRQILALEHERAPPFEVLRINDDCVIDLLAEAPKDTMHLAFSLGRQAFDTVRERLQASGVAFGSSAFVRDGRVARQYGARGWGDALYFHDLDHHNIEARTYDKS